One Equus quagga isolate Etosha38 chromosome 5, UCLA_HA_Equagga_1.0, whole genome shotgun sequence genomic window carries:
- the PLA2G2E gene encoding group IIE secretory phospholipase A2 isoform X1 translates to MMLMLLMLMLMLMMLMMLMLMLMLMMLMTTKTSEPQGTSLLPERRHCRARPSPVLHPNHPPSWKLRSVEGDSYPTERPGALIQLLYHSPAQLLGPLLASPPQRMKSPPLLTLLCLLVALAGGNLVQFGVMIERMTGKPALQYNDYGCYCGVGGSHWPVDQTDWCCHAHDCCYGRLEKLGCEPKLEKYLFSASRRRILCAGRTTCQQQTCECDKRAALCFRDNLGTYNRKYARYPNKLCTGPTPPC, encoded by the exons atgatgctgatgctgctgatgctgatgctgatgctgatgatgctgatgatgctgatgctgatgctgatgctgatgatgCTGATGACGACAAAGACTTCTGAACCTCAAGGGACAAGTTTACTCCCGGAAAGAAGACATTGCCGGGCTCGTCCCTCTCCTGTCCTCCACCCCAACCACCCTCCGTCGTGGAAGTTAAGATCTGTCGAGGGGGACAGTTATCCCACTGAAAGGCCGGGGGCCCTCATCCAGCTGCTATACCACAGCCCGG CCCAGCTCCTTGGCCCCCTgcttgcctcccctccccagaggatgAAGTCTCCCCCTCTTCTGACCCTCCTTTGCCTCCTGG TGGCCCTGGCTGGCGGGAACCTGGTCCAGTTTGGGGTGATGATCGAGAGGATGACGGGCAAGCCCGCGCTGCAGTACAACGACTACGGCTGCTACTGCGGCGTCGGCGGCTCCCACTGGCCTGTGGACCAGACAGACTG GTGCTGCCACGCCCATGACTGCTGCTACGGGCGTCTGGAGAAGCTGGGCTGTGAACCCAAGCTGGAAAAGTACCTTTTCTCTGCCAGCAGGCGCCGCATCCTCTGTG CTGGCAGAACCACCTGCCAGCAACAGACCTGCGAGTGTGACAAGAGAGCTGCACTCTGCTTTCGCGACAACCTGGGCACCTACAACCGCAAATATGCCCGTTACCCCAACAAGCTGTGCACCGGACCCACCCCGCCCTGCTGA
- the PLA2G2E gene encoding group IIE secretory phospholipase A2 isoform X2 translates to MMLMLLMLMLMLMMLMMLMLMLMLMMLMTTKTSEPQGTSLLPERRHCRARPSPVLHPNHPPSWKLRSVEGDSYPTERPGALIQLLYHSPAQLLGPLLASPPQRMKSPPLLTLLCLLVALAGGNLVQFGVMIERMTGKPALQYNDYGCYCGVGGSHWPVDQTDWCCHAHDCCYGRLEKLGCEPKLEKYLFSASRRRILCGL, encoded by the exons atgatgctgatgctgctgatgctgatgctgatgctgatgatgctgatgatgctgatgctgatgctgatgctgatgatgCTGATGACGACAAAGACTTCTGAACCTCAAGGGACAAGTTTACTCCCGGAAAGAAGACATTGCCGGGCTCGTCCCTCTCCTGTCCTCCACCCCAACCACCCTCCGTCGTGGAAGTTAAGATCTGTCGAGGGGGACAGTTATCCCACTGAAAGGCCGGGGGCCCTCATCCAGCTGCTATACCACAGCCCGG CCCAGCTCCTTGGCCCCCTgcttgcctcccctccccagaggatgAAGTCTCCCCCTCTTCTGACCCTCCTTTGCCTCCTGG TGGCCCTGGCTGGCGGGAACCTGGTCCAGTTTGGGGTGATGATCGAGAGGATGACGGGCAAGCCCGCGCTGCAGTACAACGACTACGGCTGCTACTGCGGCGTCGGCGGCTCCCACTGGCCTGTGGACCAGACAGACTG GTGCTGCCACGCCCATGACTGCTGCTACGGGCGTCTGGAGAAGCTGGGCTGTGAACCCAAGCTGGAAAAGTACCTTTTCTCTGCCAGCAGGCGCCGCATCCTCTGTG GACTTTGA